A genomic segment from Bacillus cereus G9842 encodes:
- the pdxR gene encoding MocR-like pyridoxine biosynthesis transcription factor PdxR: protein MKIVLRKESNIPYYKQIYMQIVERVQSGMLSHGESLPSLRCMATDLQINVLTVRKAYKQLETKGYIRIEQGKGAYIYKRVKKDFKPIPYKWQQSRSINVMRSQYAMNKHRKYYDFSQAILYPRLLPNPFLADEMHKLLDKNPMLLATYGPVQGDYELRVEIANYLNEHQKLVTDPSQLLITSGAQQGIDLIAQTLLKPGDIVLVESPCYSAALDVFINKGVQIIPISLDNHGVRSDLIDDICQSKNPVLLYTNPTFQNPTGTVMSKERRMELIELAELYQFFIIEDDSFGEIYFEGAIVPPPIKSFDKDGHVIYIKGFSKTLAPGLRIAALFADGPIFEWLYAVKGSMDIGSPLLTQKALLPFLRAERMKNHLEKLRTALQMRRDLTIDILSPLKGLNFEIPNGGFNLWVKLPDSIDPFTLLQKANEVDVSFLPGTACLLNYETNDNQLRISYSMLNEKDMAIGLEKLHDTIRNSIC from the coding sequence ATGAAGATTGTATTGCGTAAAGAATCAAACATACCGTATTACAAGCAAATATATATGCAAATTGTTGAAAGAGTACAAAGTGGTATGCTTTCACATGGTGAATCCCTTCCTTCTTTACGTTGTATGGCCACAGATTTACAAATCAATGTATTAACTGTTCGTAAAGCGTATAAACAGTTAGAAACGAAAGGGTATATACGCATCGAACAAGGAAAAGGTGCTTACATATATAAACGTGTAAAGAAAGATTTCAAACCGATACCGTATAAATGGCAACAATCAAGATCTATTAATGTTATGCGTTCTCAATATGCAATGAATAAGCACCGTAAATATTATGATTTTTCACAAGCAATTCTGTATCCTCGTCTGTTACCAAATCCATTTTTGGCAGACGAAATGCATAAATTGCTAGATAAAAATCCGATGTTGTTAGCAACTTATGGGCCAGTTCAAGGCGATTATGAACTGCGAGTTGAAATAGCAAATTACTTAAATGAACACCAGAAATTAGTGACGGACCCATCTCAATTATTAATTACAAGCGGAGCACAACAAGGAATTGATTTAATTGCTCAAACATTATTAAAACCTGGAGATATCGTATTAGTAGAAAGTCCATGTTACAGTGCTGCGCTTGACGTTTTCATCAATAAAGGTGTTCAAATCATTCCTATTTCTCTTGATAATCATGGAGTTCGCTCCGACTTAATTGATGATATTTGTCAAAGTAAAAATCCTGTTTTATTGTATACAAATCCCACCTTCCAGAACCCGACAGGTACAGTAATGAGTAAAGAACGAAGAATGGAACTTATAGAACTAGCGGAGCTATATCAATTTTTTATCATTGAAGATGATTCTTTCGGAGAAATATATTTTGAAGGTGCTATAGTCCCACCACCAATCAAAAGTTTTGATAAGGATGGCCACGTGATATATATAAAAGGATTTAGTAAAACGTTAGCACCAGGACTCCGTATCGCAGCACTTTTTGCCGATGGTCCTATTTTTGAATGGCTATATGCAGTGAAAGGTTCCATGGATATCGGTAGTCCTTTATTAACACAGAAGGCACTTCTACCTTTCTTACGTGCGGAACGTATGAAAAATCATTTAGAAAAATTACGTACAGCTTTACAAATGAGACGTGATTTAACAATTGATATACTATCGCCATTAAAAGGACTAAACTTTGAGATACCAAATGGCGGTTTTAATTTATGGGTGAAACTGCCTGATTCGATAGATCCCTTTACCTTATTACAAAAAGCAAATGAAGTAGATGTCTCTTTTTTACCAGGAACAGCTTGTCTATTAAACTACGAAACAAATGATAACCAATTAAGAATTAGCTATTCAATGTTAAACGAGAAAGATATGGCAATTGGATTAGAGAAATTACATGATACAATACGAAACAGTATTTGTTAG
- the secY gene encoding preprotein translocase subunit SecY: MFRTISNFMRVAEIRRKILFTLAMLIVFRIGTFIPVPHTNAEVLKVQDQANVLGMLNVFGGGALQHFSIFAVGITPYITASIIVQLLQMDVIPKFSEWAKQGEMGRKKSAQFTRYFTIILAFIQAIGMSYGFNNIAGGQLITDQSWTTYLFIATVLTAGTAFLLWLGEQITANGVGNGISMIIFAGLVAAIPNVANQIYLQQFQNAGDQLFMHIIKIVLIGLVILAIVVGVIYIQQAVRKIPIQYAKAVSGNNQYQGAKNTHLPLKVNSAGVIPVIFASAFLMTPRTIAQLFPDSSISKWLVANLDFAHPIGMTLYVGLIVAFTYFYAFIQVNPEQMAENLKKQNGYVPGIRPGKATEQYVTKILYRLTFIGAIFLGAISILPLVFTKIATLPPSAQIGGTSLLIIVGVALETMKTLESQLVKRHYKGFIKKVN, from the coding sequence ATGTTTCGTACGATTTCAAATTTCATGAGAGTAGCTGAGATAAGAAGGAAAATCCTTTTTACACTAGCGATGTTAATCGTTTTTCGAATTGGCACGTTTATTCCAGTTCCTCATACTAACGCAGAGGTATTAAAAGTACAAGATCAAGCTAACGTTCTAGGTATGTTAAACGTATTTGGTGGAGGAGCACTGCAACACTTCTCAATCTTTGCTGTAGGTATTACACCATATATTACAGCTTCTATCATAGTACAATTACTTCAAATGGATGTTATACCTAAATTTTCGGAATGGGCAAAGCAAGGAGAAATGGGCCGTAAGAAATCAGCTCAATTCACTCGATACTTTACAATCATTCTCGCATTCATACAGGCCATCGGAATGTCTTATGGCTTTAATAATATAGCTGGTGGACAATTAATAACAGATCAAAGCTGGACTACATACTTATTTATTGCGACAGTTTTAACTGCAGGTACTGCATTTTTACTTTGGTTAGGCGAACAAATTACCGCTAACGGAGTTGGTAATGGTATTTCGATGATTATCTTCGCAGGTCTCGTTGCCGCGATTCCAAATGTTGCAAATCAAATTTATTTACAACAATTCCAAAATGCTGGCGATCAGCTATTCATGCACATAATAAAAATTGTTTTAATTGGACTCGTAATTTTAGCGATAGTTGTTGGCGTTATTTACATTCAACAAGCTGTACGTAAAATACCGATACAATATGCAAAAGCTGTTTCAGGAAACAATCAATATCAAGGAGCAAAAAACACTCATTTACCTCTTAAAGTAAATAGTGCTGGTGTTATACCAGTTATCTTTGCTTCTGCATTTTTAATGACGCCGCGTACAATTGCGCAGCTCTTCCCTGATTCAAGCATATCAAAATGGTTAGTTGCAAATCTTGATTTCGCACATCCAATTGGAATGACACTTTATGTCGGTCTTATCGTTGCTTTCACATACTTCTACGCATTTATTCAAGTAAATCCTGAACAAATGGCTGAGAATTTGAAAAAGCAAAATGGATATGTTCCTGGTATTCGTCCTGGTAAAGCAACTGAACAATATGTAACTAAAATTTTATACCGTTTAACATTTATCGGTGCAATTTTCTTAGGTGCAATTTCTATATTACCGCTCGTATTCACGAAAATTGCTACGTTACCACCTTCTGCCCAAATTGGTGGTACAAGCTTACTTATCATTGTCGGTGTAGCACTAGAAACTATGAAGACGTTAGAAAGCCAGCTTGTAAAACGTCATTATAAAGGTTTTATTAAAAAAGTGAATTAA
- a CDS encoding DMT family transporter — MVIFNYILVCIIFGTTFLTIKIGIEAGAPPLFSAGIRFFLAGIILMIIFKLKRKEIMPHIFSKRIMYAGFCLTFMTFASLYWSEQYISSGLAAVLSATGPMMILLIQAKRNREKLQKEQLVALVIALIGVIFVSLPGMHQQVSFIWSIACIVLVIGELFYGIGSIRSKEILSDLSNVSPFLINGIQMFYGGILLLIASIIVEQPNVTVLTSWSVQWPILYLIFIGSIGGHGLYYWLLSKTNPVFPSTWLYVSPLIAIIVGYIILGEPLNPIMGMGACFILIGVFLANRSTLRTYFKKGRLLEKEM; from the coding sequence ATGGTCATTTTTAATTACATTTTAGTATGTATTATTTTCGGGACAACATTTTTAACAATAAAAATTGGAATTGAAGCAGGGGCGCCACCGTTGTTTTCAGCAGGAATTCGATTCTTTTTAGCGGGCATAATCCTTATGATTATTTTTAAATTAAAGCGAAAAGAAATTATGCCACATATATTTTCAAAACGTATTATGTATGCTGGATTTTGTTTAACATTTATGACATTCGCAAGTTTATATTGGTCAGAACAATATATTTCTTCGGGATTAGCTGCTGTTCTTTCTGCTACGGGACCAATGATGATTTTATTAATACAAGCAAAGAGGAATAGGGAGAAATTACAAAAGGAGCAACTCGTTGCTTTAGTTATCGCACTAATAGGTGTTATATTTGTTTCTTTACCAGGAATGCATCAACAAGTAAGTTTCATATGGAGTATTGCTTGTATTGTTTTAGTTATAGGAGAGTTATTTTACGGAATAGGCTCTATTCGTTCGAAAGAAATACTTTCAGATTTATCAAATGTATCACCATTTCTTATTAACGGTATTCAAATGTTTTATGGAGGGATTTTACTACTAATCGCATCTATTATTGTAGAACAACCAAATGTAACTGTATTAACTTCATGGAGTGTACAATGGCCTATTTTATATCTCATATTTATCGGATCGATCGGTGGACACGGACTATATTACTGGCTCTTATCAAAAACAAATCCAGTATTTCCATCGACGTGGTTATATGTATCACCATTAATTGCAATAATTGTGGGATATATCATTTTAGGAGAACCTTTAAATCCTATAATGGGAATGGGGGCTTGTTTTATATTGATTGGTGTATTTTTAGCCAATCGTTCTACACTACGGACTTATTTCAAAAAAGGGCGGTTATTAGAGAAGGAGATGTAG
- a CDS encoding alpha/beta fold hydrolase has protein sequence MSEKIFKINGIDICTESFGNPKNPAILLIMGATCSMVYWDEEFCELLASTGKFVIRFDNRDVGRSVAYEPRTSNYTVTDMAEDAIGVLDAYHIDKAHLFGMSLGGMIAQIAAIKHPERILTLTLLATSVIGSDDNTRDLPPMDERILTHHVNGTSIDWTNKNDVAEYLVSGSRLLCGSERIFDENRVYTQVKQEIERANNLLSMFNHALLQGDDAYEGVLHSIQAPTLVIHGTDDTALPFEHGLALIDEIPNSVLLTLKGAGHENHPDDWENIITAVSKHTSEI, from the coding sequence ATGAGTGAAAAGATATTTAAAATAAACGGAATTGATATATGTACAGAAAGCTTTGGGAACCCTAAGAACCCTGCTATTTTATTAATTATGGGCGCTACATGTTCCATGGTTTATTGGGACGAAGAGTTTTGTGAGCTGTTGGCTAGTACGGGGAAATTTGTTATTCGCTTTGATAACCGTGATGTTGGACGCTCTGTTGCCTACGAACCTAGAACTTCCAATTATACAGTAACAGATATGGCTGAAGATGCAATTGGAGTACTAGATGCTTATCATATTGATAAAGCTCACCTATTTGGTATGTCATTAGGTGGTATGATTGCTCAAATTGCCGCTATAAAACATCCCGAAAGAATTTTGACGCTAACTTTACTAGCGACTAGTGTAATAGGATCTGATGACAATACTCGCGATTTACCTCCAATGGATGAAAGAATTTTAACACATCATGTAAATGGCACAAGTATAGATTGGACAAATAAAAACGATGTGGCAGAGTATTTAGTTTCAGGATCTCGTCTATTATGTGGATCAGAACGAATATTTGATGAAAATAGAGTTTATACACAAGTAAAACAAGAAATAGAACGCGCAAATAATTTATTAAGTATGTTTAATCATGCTTTACTTCAAGGTGATGATGCATATGAAGGTGTACTTCACTCCATACAAGCACCTACATTGGTTATTCACGGAACAGATGATACAGCACTCCCATTCGAACATGGCCTCGCACTAATTGATGAAATTCCAAACTCAGTACTATTAACTCTTAAAGGGGCAGGCCATGAAAACCATCCAGATGACTGGGAAAACATAATTACTGCTGTTTCTAAACATACATCTGAAATTTAG